The following coding sequences lie in one Streptomyces ortus genomic window:
- a CDS encoding SDR family oxidoreductase, which yields MTAIEGSVVLVTGGGRGIGKALVEGLFERGAKKVYATARDPRTVKDTRAVPLALEVTDPASVAAAAEQAGDVTVLINNAGVSMHTSFLDSPVDDVRKDFETNFYGPLLTARAFVPVIERNGGGHILNVHSVLSWIGLAGSYSASKAALWSQTNSLRLDLAPRGISVTGLHVGYVDTDMTAAIDAPKSSPVDVAAQALDGIESGAFEVLADDLTRQVKSGLSGDLSVLYPQLAA from the coding sequence GTTCCGTCGTCCTGGTCACCGGTGGCGGCAGGGGAATCGGCAAGGCGCTGGTGGAAGGGCTCTTCGAGCGGGGCGCGAAGAAGGTGTACGCCACCGCCCGCGACCCGCGGACCGTCAAGGACACCCGGGCCGTCCCGCTGGCCCTGGAGGTCACCGACCCCGCCTCCGTCGCGGCAGCCGCGGAGCAGGCCGGCGATGTCACCGTCCTGATCAACAACGCGGGTGTCTCCATGCACACGTCGTTCCTGGACTCGCCGGTCGACGACGTCCGCAAGGACTTCGAGACCAACTTCTACGGGCCGCTGCTCACCGCCCGCGCGTTCGTCCCCGTGATCGAGCGCAACGGCGGCGGCCACATCCTGAACGTCCACTCGGTGCTGTCCTGGATCGGCCTGGCCGGCTCGTACAGCGCGTCCAAGGCGGCGCTCTGGTCCCAGACCAACTCCCTGCGGCTCGACCTCGCGCCGCGCGGGATCAGTGTCACCGGACTGCACGTCGGTTACGTCGACACCGACATGACCGCGGCGATCGACGCGCCCAAGTCCTCGCCCGTGGACGTCGCGGCGCAGGCCCTCGACGGCATCGAGAGCGGAGCCTTCGAGGTACTCGCCGACGATCTCACCCGCCAGGTCAAATCCGGCCTGTCGGGCGACCTCTCGGTCCTGTACCCGCAGCTGGCCGCCTGA
- a CDS encoding TetR/AcrR family transcriptional regulator, whose product MATTTDKTSTRDRLLDAATELFYRDGVSLGVEALCRAAGVSKRSMYQLFASKDEVLAASLERRAPEYGRMLHLGPEDPRSPRERILYVFEQLERVATQDDYRGCPYLSALVELKDPEHPASVVALRVKGALVEAFRADAERGGARDPELLARQLTLIFDGASARAGARAETLTGLTTTTAAALLDAAGMK is encoded by the coding sequence ATGGCCACCACCACGGACAAGACATCCACCAGGGACCGGCTGCTCGACGCGGCCACGGAGCTCTTCTACCGCGACGGCGTCTCCCTGGGCGTCGAGGCGCTGTGCCGGGCCGCCGGGGTGTCCAAGCGCTCCATGTACCAGCTCTTCGCGAGCAAGGACGAGGTACTGGCGGCCAGCCTGGAGCGGCGCGCACCGGAGTACGGGCGCATGCTGCACCTCGGCCCCGAGGACCCCCGCTCGCCCCGGGAGAGGATCCTGTACGTCTTCGAGCAGCTGGAACGGGTCGCGACGCAGGACGACTACCGGGGGTGCCCGTACCTGTCGGCGCTGGTCGAACTCAAGGACCCCGAGCACCCGGCCAGCGTCGTGGCCCTGCGGGTCAAGGGCGCCCTGGTCGAGGCGTTCCGCGCGGACGCCGAGCGCGGCGGCGCGCGCGACCCGGAACTCCTCGCCCGCCAGCTCACCCTGATCTTCGACGGAGCGAGCGCGCGGGCAGGCGCGAGGGCGGAAACCCTGACGGGCCTCACGACGACGACAGCGGCGGCACTACTGGACGCGGCGGGCATGAAGTAG
- a CDS encoding Lrp/AsnC family transcriptional regulator, protein MAVDELDTRILRLLLEQPRTSVREYARVLGVARGTLQARLDRLERDGVITGTAPSLSPAALGHPVLAFVHIEVTQGHLDDVGDALAAVPEIIEAFSITGGGDLLTRVVARDNGHLEDVIQALISLPGVVRTRTEVVLRERVARRVLPLVESIGRGRAARDA, encoded by the coding sequence ATGGCCGTGGACGAGCTGGACACCCGCATCCTGAGGCTGCTCCTGGAGCAGCCGCGCACCAGCGTGCGGGAGTACGCCCGTGTCCTCGGGGTGGCCCGCGGCACGCTGCAGGCACGGCTCGACCGGCTGGAGCGGGACGGGGTGATCACCGGGACGGCCCCCTCGCTCTCCCCCGCCGCGCTGGGCCATCCCGTGCTCGCGTTCGTGCACATCGAGGTCACCCAGGGGCATCTCGACGACGTGGGGGACGCGCTGGCGGCCGTTCCGGAGATCATCGAGGCGTTCTCGATCACCGGTGGCGGGGATCTGCTCACGCGGGTCGTGGCGCGGGACAACGGCCACCTCGAAGATGTGATCCAGGCGCTGATCAGTCTGCCGGGGGTGGTGCGTACGCGGACCGAGGTGGTGTTGCGGGAGCGGGTGGCTCGGCGGGTGCTGCCGCTCGTGGAGTCGATCGGCCGCGGTCGTGCGGCACGGGACGCCTGA
- a CDS encoding FUSC family protein, with product MFMAPDPGLVRLRISLRAVLGIGLAVTLSECAGLSLPASITGGLAALLALFTVGDATVRGQALTTALLPAVGFPVLALAAFLHAVPTVRDAVWLAVVLGGVYARRWGPRGHALGIFAFMTFFITQFLHAVPDQLPQLYAAMTLSLAASSAVRFGAWCIERRIPAPVAPAPPTGRGLARPTTRQAFQATAACAFAIAAGQVLSHERWYWAVGTAWWIFVNTSSRGETLVRGFRRVLGTVIGIAVGLVIAVPLDGAAAPTAGLVALCVFGIFYAAAVSYTWMMLAVTVMAGLLYGLLGVLDPGLLLLRVLETGAGALGAVLAVLLVLPVTTHATTEAWIERALHCVHACTSEAAARLAGSPSADPARHVAELEALLGRVRLSLAPLVHPLAPLRARRGRARQVIELLDRCAREVRGLASVAADPDASHDARLAAACRRVEAAVEALTGPAAAREGSQVPVAAAHPAGGAQALTHLHGLEQALKALAVPLRSRSVPLA from the coding sequence ATGTTCATGGCTCCGGACCCGGGCCTGGTACGGCTGCGGATCTCGCTGCGCGCGGTGCTCGGCATCGGTCTCGCGGTGACCCTGTCGGAGTGCGCCGGACTGTCGCTGCCCGCCTCGATCACCGGGGGCCTCGCCGCGCTCCTCGCGCTGTTCACGGTCGGGGACGCGACCGTGCGGGGCCAGGCGCTCACCACCGCCCTGCTGCCCGCCGTCGGCTTCCCCGTACTCGCCCTCGCGGCGTTCCTGCACGCGGTACCGACCGTCCGGGACGCCGTCTGGCTGGCCGTCGTCCTCGGCGGGGTGTACGCCCGCCGCTGGGGCCCCCGTGGTCACGCGCTCGGCATCTTCGCGTTCATGACCTTCTTCATCACCCAGTTCCTGCACGCGGTCCCGGACCAGCTTCCCCAGCTGTACGCGGCGATGACCCTGTCGCTGGCCGCGTCCTCGGCGGTGCGGTTCGGCGCGTGGTGCATCGAGCGGCGCATCCCGGCACCGGTCGCGCCCGCCCCGCCCACCGGCCGCGGCCTCGCCCGGCCGACCACCCGCCAGGCCTTCCAGGCGACGGCCGCCTGCGCGTTCGCGATCGCCGCGGGCCAGGTCCTGTCGCACGAACGCTGGTACTGGGCCGTCGGCACCGCCTGGTGGATCTTCGTCAACACGTCCTCGCGCGGCGAGACCCTGGTGCGGGGCTTCCGCAGGGTCCTGGGCACCGTCATCGGTATCGCCGTCGGCCTGGTGATCGCGGTCCCGTTGGACGGAGCCGCCGCTCCTACCGCGGGCCTCGTCGCGCTCTGCGTGTTCGGCATCTTCTACGCGGCGGCGGTGTCCTACACGTGGATGATGCTGGCGGTGACGGTGATGGCGGGCCTGCTGTACGGCCTGCTGGGAGTACTCGATCCGGGGCTGCTCCTGCTGCGCGTGCTGGAGACGGGTGCGGGGGCGCTCGGCGCGGTGCTCGCCGTCCTGCTGGTGCTGCCGGTGACCACGCATGCCACCACCGAGGCGTGGATCGAGCGCGCGCTGCACTGCGTCCACGCCTGCACCTCCGAGGCCGCCGCGCGCCTGGCCGGCTCCCCGTCCGCCGACCCGGCCCGGCACGTCGCCGAACTGGAGGCGCTGCTGGGCCGGGTGCGGCTCTCGCTGGCCCCGCTGGTCCATCCGCTCGCCCCGCTGCGGGCCCGCCGGGGGAGGGCCCGGCAGGTCATCGAACTGCTCGACCGGTGCGCCCGGGAGGTGCGCGGCCTGGCGTCGGTCGCCGCGGATCCCGATGCCTCCCACGACGCGAGGCTCGCCGCCGCCTGTCGGCGGGTCGAAGCGGCCGTCGAGGCCCTGACCGGGCCCGCCGCGGCACGCGAGGGGAGCCAGGTGCCCGTCGCCGCGGCGCACCCTGCCGGGGGCGCGCAGGCCCTGACGCATCTGCACGGTCTGGAACAGGCGCTGAAGGCGCTCGCCGTCCCCCTGCGGAGCCGCAGCGTTCCCCTCGCCTGA
- a CDS encoding lactonase family protein — protein sequence MTDGGGRRRRAYIGSFTAAGGLGVLTAAVDGDTGALTLLSAVDSVPDPSYLALSPGGDMLYAVSETTQGAVAAYRVKGDEPSLAGPPVRVGGSGPTHLSLFDGHVLTANYGSGSVSALPVRHDGSLGAVSAVLRHEGAGPHTQRQQGPHAHHVQPDPSRRWVVSVDLGTDSVRVCALRDGTLALHREIALRPGSGPRHLAFHPDGERAYVLNELSPTVTACRWDAVEGALRPVGETSVLSGLPDGDAYPSGIVVSPDGRFVWTATRGQDIVSVLAPGAPDEGLNLVATVPCGGVWPRALALDPTGRFLYVANERSGHVAWFSVDPETGIPRRGGSVKAPAASCVVLD from the coding sequence GTGACGGACGGCGGCGGACGGCGGCGACGGGCGTACATCGGCTCCTTCACGGCGGCGGGAGGCCTCGGCGTGCTCACCGCCGCCGTGGACGGGGACACCGGAGCGCTGACGCTGCTGAGTGCCGTGGACAGCGTCCCCGACCCCTCGTACCTGGCGCTGTCGCCCGGCGGGGACATGCTCTACGCGGTGAGCGAGACCACACAGGGCGCGGTCGCCGCGTACCGGGTGAAGGGCGACGAGCCCTCGCTCGCCGGGCCGCCGGTGCGGGTCGGCGGCAGCGGGCCCACGCATCTGAGCCTCTTCGACGGCCATGTCCTGACCGCCAACTACGGCTCCGGCAGCGTCAGCGCCCTGCCCGTGCGCCACGACGGAAGCCTCGGCGCCGTCTCCGCCGTGCTGCGGCACGAGGGCGCGGGACCGCACACCCAGCGTCAGCAGGGCCCGCACGCGCACCACGTCCAGCCCGATCCGAGCCGCCGGTGGGTGGTGAGCGTCGACCTCGGGACCGACTCGGTCCGGGTGTGCGCACTGCGCGACGGCACGCTCGCGCTGCACCGCGAGATCGCGCTGCGGCCCGGTTCGGGCCCCCGGCACCTGGCGTTCCACCCGGACGGCGAACGCGCCTACGTCCTCAACGAACTCTCGCCGACCGTCACCGCCTGCCGCTGGGACGCCGTCGAAGGCGCGCTCAGGCCGGTGGGGGAGACCTCCGTGCTGTCCGGCCTCCCGGACGGCGACGCCTACCCGTCCGGCATCGTCGTGTCGCCCGACGGCCGCTTCGTGTGGACCGCCACACGCGGCCAGGACATCGTCTCCGTGCTCGCGCCCGGCGCACCCGACGAGGGCCTGAACCTGGTCGCCACGGTCCCCTGCGGCGGCGTCTGGCCGCGCGCCCTGGCCCTGGACCCGACGGGCCGCTTCCTGTACGTGGCCAACGAGCGCTCGGGACATGTCGCGTGGTTCTCGGTGGACCCCGAGACGGGCATCCCCCGGCGCGGCGGGTCGGTCAAGGCACCCGCGGCGTCCTGCGTGGTGCTCGACTGA